GCCCCGAGCCGCACTTGCGCTCGATGGTCACCGAGGGCACCGACTCCGGCCAGCCCGCCGCGAGCACGGCCTGCCGCCCCGGCGTCGCCGACTGCTCGCCGTTCTGCCCGACGCACCCGACGAGGACGTCGTCGACCGTGGCGGGGTCGAGGTCGCTGCGCCGGGCCAGTGCCTGCAGCACCTGTGCCAGCAGGTCCACCGGGTGCACGCCGGACAGCGCGCCTCCGGGCTTGCCGCGGCCCATGGGACTGCGGACGGCGTCGACGATGACGGCTGCGGGCACGGTCGCGTCCTCTCGTAGCGTGTGGTCGTTGACACAATAACCATGAGCACCAATAACATGGATACGTCCGGACAGCGGTCCTCCGCGGATCGTGCCGGTCGTCCCCGGCGACGGCGCCGGGGTCCACCCGGGAGGAGCCCAGGCATGTCCTTCGAGCTGCCCACCGCCCACCGTGAGCTGCTCGACCGGGCCCGCGAGACGGGGGAGAAGGTGCGCTGGCGCGCCGGGGAGGCCGACGCCGCCACCGACGTCGACCCGGTGATGCGCGAGGCGCTGCAGGCCAGCGGGCTGGTCGCGGTCACCGTGCCGGCCTCGCACGGCGGGGCCGCGGACACCGTGGACCCGCTGGCGGTCACCGTCGTCCGCGAGGCCTTCGGCGGGGTGTCGGCGCACCTGGACTCGCTGTTCGCCATGCAGGGCATCGGCAGCTACGCGCTGTCGGTGGCCGGCAGCCCGCGGGTGCAGGAGGAGTGGCTGCCGCGGGTGCTCTCGGTCGATGCCGTCGCCGCCCTGTGCCTGACCGAGCCCGACGTCGGCTCGGACCTGCGCTCGATCACCACCACCGTCGTCGAGCGCGACGGCGAGCTGGTGCTCGACGGGCACAAGTCCTTCATCACCAACGCCCCCGCGGCCGCGTTCTTCACCGTGCTCGCCAAGGAGGAGGCCGGCTTCTCGCTGGTGTTCGTGCCGGCCGGGACCCCGGGTGTCACCGTCACCTCCGGGCCCGACCTCATCGCCCCGCACGTGATCGGCGAGGTCCGCTTCGACGGTGTCCGGGTGCCGCTGGACTCCCGCGTCGGGCAGCCCGGGCAGGCGTTCCCGCTGGTGCTGCAGACGCTGGCCACGTTCCGGGTGTCGGTGGCCGGCTCCGCGGTCGGCCTGGCCCAGGCGGCGCTCGACGAGGCGGTCGCGCACACCACCGGCCGCGAGCAGTTCGGCACCTCGCTCGCCCGGCTGGGCCCGATCCCGCAGATGCTCGGCACGTGCTGGATGGAGGTCGAGCAGGCCCGGCTGCTCACCTACTCCGCGGCCGCCAAGGCGGCGGCCGATCCGCAGGGCGCGCTGCACTGGTCGTCGATGGCCAAGGTCGCCGCCACCGAGACCGCCTCGCGGGTGGCCGACCGGTGCGTGCAGATGATGGGCCGCTTCGGCGTGGTCACCGGCTCGACGATCGAGCGGCTCTACCGCAACGCCCGCCCGATGCGCATCTACGAGGGCGGCAACGAGGTGCTCCTGGGTCAGCTGGCGAAGACGCTCACCCGTCGCTGATCCCCGATCCCCGAGAAGAGGACCGCCATGGTCGCCGTCGGCATGCTGCTCTCCGACGTCCCGAGCTCCGTCAGCCCCGCCCAGCAGTTCGACGACGTGCGCCGCATCGTCGCGGCCGCCCAGGCCCACGGGATGACCTACGTCGCGATCGGCCAGCACTTCCTCTACGGGGACCTGCGCTGGCTGCAGCCGGTGCCGCTGCTGGCCCGGCTGGCCGCCGAGTGCGACCGCGAGACCCGGCTGGCCACCCAGATCATGATCGCGCCGCTGTACCACCCGGTGCTGCTGGCCGAGGAGCTGGCCACCCTCGACGTGGTCACCGAGGGCCGGCTGGTCTTCGGCGCCGGCATCGGCTACCGGCCCGAGGAGTTCGACTACCTCGGCGTCCCGTTCAAGGAGCGGGCCGCCCGCACCGACGAGATCCTCGAGCTGCTGGTCAAGCTCTGGACGCAGGACGAGGTCACCCACTCCGGCCGGTTCTGGCAGCTCGAGGGCGTCAAGCCGCACCTCAGGCCCGTGCAGGACCCGCACCCGCCGATCTGGGTGGGCGCGCAGAGCGTCGCCGGCGCCCGCCGGGCCGGGCGGTTCGGCGACGCCTTCCCCGTCACCCCCGAGGCCACCTACGAGGAGATCGAGGAGCGCTTCGCGGCCGTCCGCGAGGGCTTCGCCGCGCGCGGCAAGCCGTTCGGCCCGCAGCCGGTGCGCCGCAACGTGCAGGTCGCCGACTCCCGCGACGAGGCGCTGGTCGAGTACGCGCGCGTGTCGAAGGGGAAGTACCTGTCCTACGCGAGCAAGGGCATGAAGTACGCCGGCGACGCCGAGACCCTCGACCGCGACTTCCTCGCCAGCGTCGCGCAGCACGCCGTCGTCGGCAGCGACGCCGAGGTGGTCGCCCAGCTCACCGACCTGTGCACCCGCTTCCCGGTCGACCCGCTGCTGCTGCGGCCGCAGTGGCCCTCGATGTCGGCCGAGGAGACCATCGCCGCGATCGAGCGGCTGGGCCGTGAGGTGGTGCCCGCGATCCGGGCGCTGCCCACCCCGCAGCCCGAACCCGTGCCCGCGCGCACGGCCTGAGGAGACTGGAGGACGGACATGGGACGGTTCGACGGG
This region of Geodermatophilus bullaregiensis genomic DNA includes:
- a CDS encoding acyl-CoA dehydrogenase family protein, with protein sequence MSFELPTAHRELLDRARETGEKVRWRAGEADAATDVDPVMREALQASGLVAVTVPASHGGAADTVDPLAVTVVREAFGGVSAHLDSLFAMQGIGSYALSVAGSPRVQEEWLPRVLSVDAVAALCLTEPDVGSDLRSITTTVVERDGELVLDGHKSFITNAPAAAFFTVLAKEEAGFSLVFVPAGTPGVTVTSGPDLIAPHVIGEVRFDGVRVPLDSRVGQPGQAFPLVLQTLATFRVSVAGSAVGLAQAALDEAVAHTTGREQFGTSLARLGPIPQMLGTCWMEVEQARLLTYSAAAKAAADPQGALHWSSMAKVAATETASRVADRCVQMMGRFGVVTGSTIERLYRNARPMRIYEGGNEVLLGQLAKTLTRR
- a CDS encoding LLM class flavin-dependent oxidoreductase, with protein sequence MVAVGMLLSDVPSSVSPAQQFDDVRRIVAAAQAHGMTYVAIGQHFLYGDLRWLQPVPLLARLAAECDRETRLATQIMIAPLYHPVLLAEELATLDVVTEGRLVFGAGIGYRPEEFDYLGVPFKERAARTDEILELLVKLWTQDEVTHSGRFWQLEGVKPHLRPVQDPHPPIWVGAQSVAGARRAGRFGDAFPVTPEATYEEIEERFAAVREGFAARGKPFGPQPVRRNVQVADSRDEALVEYARVSKGKYLSYASKGMKYAGDAETLDRDFLASVAQHAVVGSDAEVVAQLTDLCTRFPVDPLLLRPQWPSMSAEETIAAIERLGREVVPAIRALPTPQPEPVPARTA